The following are encoded in a window of Phormidium ambiguum IAM M-71 genomic DNA:
- a CDS encoding NUDIX hydrolase, producing the protein MLIKQIISVMAKITTLSIPQSAVIPYRIQDGKLEILLITSSGGKRWIIPKGMIEIFMKPHDSAAKEAWEEAGVVGEVSETPIGTYSYKKSGCTFLVEVFALRVDTVFHHWPEAKIRKREWLSYKQAIKRIEESDLKQILLEFPLHIMSV; encoded by the coding sequence ATGCTAATTAAACAGATTATTTCCGTGATGGCTAAAATAACTACTTTATCTATTCCCCAATCAGCAGTAATTCCCTACCGCATTCAAGATGGAAAATTGGAGATTTTGCTGATCACTTCTTCCGGGGGGAAACGTTGGATTATTCCTAAAGGAATGATTGAAATATTTATGAAACCTCACGATTCCGCAGCGAAAGAAGCTTGGGAAGAAGCGGGAGTTGTCGGTGAAGTTTCCGAAACTCCGATTGGTACTTACAGCTACAAAAAATCGGGATGTACTTTTTTAGTTGAAGTCTTTGCTTTGCGTGTTGATACTGTGTTTCATCATTGGCCAGAAGCTAAAATTAGAAAAAGAGAGTGGTTGAGTTACAAACAAGCAATTAAGCGAATTGAGGAATCAGATTTAAAGCAAATTTTACTGGAATTTCCCCTTCATATCATGTCCGTTTAA
- a CDS encoding DUF6671 family protein, translated as MNSGSLFVDRIAVIATMHKKEEAIAPILAKELGIKAIVPSTFDSDKFGTFTREIKRLGTQIEAAKIKAEQALNITGETLAISSEGTFGPHPFVPYLSCNREIVMLLDKKHDIEIIGEEFSTETNHSHQVVKSVEAAFEFAQKVGFPEHGLVVMFEETPKDNSEIIKGITTPEKLEEAVSLFLKKSSNGKVHLETDMRALYNPTRMKNIAKATLNLVEKINSLCPKCDYPGFSLTERKRGLPCALCNMPTQLTLSAIYQCQKCGFQKEILFPDGIEQVDPAQCMYCNP; from the coding sequence ATGAATAGTGGATCATTGTTTGTCGATCGCATAGCTGTAATAGCGACTATGCACAAAAAAGAAGAAGCGATCGCACCAATTTTAGCCAAAGAGTTGGGCATAAAAGCGATCGTTCCTTCTACCTTTGATAGCGATAAATTTGGTACATTCACCAGAGAAATCAAACGATTAGGAACTCAAATCGAAGCAGCTAAAATTAAAGCCGAACAAGCATTAAATATTACAGGGGAAACTTTAGCAATTTCCAGCGAAGGAACTTTTGGCCCTCATCCTTTTGTTCCCTACCTATCTTGTAATCGGGAAATAGTCATGCTATTAGATAAAAAGCATGACATAGAAATTATTGGAGAAGAGTTTTCTACGGAAACTAACCATAGTCATCAAGTAGTTAAAAGCGTCGAAGCAGCTTTTGAATTTGCTCAAAAAGTTGGATTTCCCGAACATGGTTTAGTGGTCATGTTTGAAGAAACACCGAAAGATAATAGCGAAATAATTAAGGGAATTACCACTCCAGAAAAGCTAGAAGAAGCTGTTAGTTTGTTTCTCAAAAAATCATCTAATGGCAAAGTGCATTTAGAAACAGATATGCGGGCGCTTTACAATCCAACAAGGATGAAAAATATTGCCAAAGCTACGCTTAATTTAGTAGAAAAAATTAATAGTCTTTGTCCAAAATGTGATTATCCGGGTTTTAGTTTAACTGAAAGAAAACGTGGGTTGCCTTGTGCTTTATGCAATATGCCAACGCAGTTAACTTTATCAGCTATTTATCAATGCCAAAAATGTGGGTTTCAAAAAGAGATTCTATTTCCTGATGGCATTGAACAAGTCGATCCTGCACAATGTATGTACTGTAATCCTTAA
- a CDS encoding sterol desaturase family protein encodes MSGKLVVIFGSVLIFGILENLFPFFTYKQSLVNRMGANFGLGVLNAIATSLTTVWLSKWLQQQTSWPGLFHEMKPIWLVGILSILILDLYMYFWHRLMHAWPLAWRFHAVHHTEQAMNVSTAYRFHAIEVIVSYLPKLFLIWFLGIPIQALLIYELAFVSVIVFHHSNWALNYQCDRFLSYFIVTPNYHRVHHSQIVQETNSNYASILTIWDRIFQSFRHRDDPENIKLGLTTEAKELNLINLLSLPF; translated from the coding sequence ATGAGTGGAAAACTGGTTGTAATTTTTGGCAGTGTTTTAATTTTCGGAATTCTGGAAAATTTGTTTCCATTTTTTACTTATAAGCAAAGTTTAGTTAATCGGATGGGTGCTAATTTTGGGTTAGGTGTGTTGAATGCGATCGCCACTAGCTTAACCACAGTTTGGTTATCCAAATGGTTACAACAACAAACAAGTTGGCCAGGGTTATTTCATGAGATGAAACCAATTTGGTTAGTAGGCATTTTATCAATTTTAATTTTAGATTTATATATGTATTTTTGGCATCGATTAATGCACGCTTGGCCTTTAGCGTGGCGTTTTCATGCTGTACATCACACGGAACAAGCAATGAATGTTTCCACAGCTTATCGGTTTCATGCTATTGAAGTAATTGTTTCTTATTTACCCAAACTTTTTTTGATTTGGTTTTTGGGTATTCCGATTCAAGCATTGTTAATTTATGAACTAGCATTTGTGTCTGTCATCGTTTTTCATCATAGTAATTGGGCGTTGAATTATCAGTGCGATCGCTTTTTAAGTTACTTCATTGTTACACCTAATTATCATCGAGTTCATCACTCACAAATTGTTCAAGAAACCAACTCTAATTATGCTAGTATTTTGACAATTTGGGATCGAATTTTTCAGTCTTTCCGGCATAGAGATGACCCGGAAAATATTAAATTAGGTTTGACAACAGAAGCTAAAGAACTAAACTTAATTAACTTACTAAGTCTCCCTTTTTAA
- a CDS encoding type II toxin-antitoxin system VapC family toxin, with amino-acid sequence MGMSYLLDTHILLWWLFNDPKLNQECRDIIGNPNHCILVSSASAWEIATKYRLGKLPEAKPLVDNYQYILQKAKFNELTITNSHALRAGSLPISHRDPFDRMLMAQAELENLPIITYDNAFQTGLIQVIPSP; translated from the coding sequence ATGGGAATGAGCTACCTGCTTGACACTCATATTCTGCTCTGGTGGCTTTTTAATGACCCGAAACTTAATCAAGAGTGCCGAGACATCATTGGCAACCCCAACCATTGCATTTTAGTTAGTAGTGCCTCCGCTTGGGAAATTGCTACCAAATATCGGCTCGGCAAACTACCTGAAGCTAAACCTTTGGTTGATAATTATCAGTACATATTACAGAAAGCAAAGTTTAACGAGCTAACTATCACTAATTCTCACGCATTGAGAGCAGGAAGCTTGCCTATTTCGCATCGAGATCCGTTCGATCGGATGCTGATGGCTCAGGCGGAACTAGAAAACTTGCCTATTATTACTTACGATAATGCTTTCCAGACTGGGTTAATTCAAGTAATTCCCTCCCCTTAG